The Bacillus carboniphilus genome contains a region encoding:
- a CDS encoding NTTRR-F1 domain, whose amino-acid sequence MTVIQNLIENGNFERGELSPWKGKNVDVIASPCPVVVGDFSGRLKGGEVVASIFQNFNVVTGEVYQLTLSISTARKGTSPPLRIRVEYLNRILEVVGFGLEESISQSQLPNGADGKFTTVQFITTVVPEEARFARLIIEKQGLAFSPSVVIDNVLMIRIIAEQTPIPNTYVGNTGTDTTSIIFEDRFNTLTVGNTPNAMIRAFNGEKRLLYIAFGNEQYVSVIDVSAQEELTTIPVSGVTDFYYNRNIAVSPDGSKVFITTNAEAGFVNVIDTSTNQLAGVVTVGENPTAVEISSNGLNLYVASVGSTSVVQIDTESLVITETYTLNSNYSFTLFLALASNDQQVIIGSQGDPEKQGDDDPISARFSVVEVSSGETKTENIFGGSNLMFSMVISLDEEFVYFGNEIEDNEGCDIALFYVYDTSDYKEVTFLQLGVAVVDTSNPNVITQASEGDNEDFVFVSVVGLNISDIFEISRCGDTFTNVTNICIPGLTSSGFDRGYISISSDGTQIVTANEGENTISFVPTDTFNIRLTLEVGTGPAILVVD is encoded by the coding sequence ATGACAGTCATACAAAATTTAATTGAAAATGGGAACTTTGAAAGAGGAGAGCTATCTCCTTGGAAAGGAAAGAATGTCGATGTAATTGCCTCTCCATGTCCAGTAGTTGTAGGTGACTTTAGTGGTAGGTTAAAAGGAGGAGAAGTAGTCGCATCAATTTTTCAAAACTTCAACGTTGTTACAGGAGAAGTTTATCAACTAACCTTGTCGATCTCGACGGCGAGGAAAGGAACGTCTCCTCCTCTTCGCATTCGAGTGGAATACCTTAATCGTATATTAGAAGTCGTTGGATTTGGTTTGGAGGAATCAATTTCTCAAAGTCAATTACCCAACGGGGCTGACGGCAAGTTTACTACTGTCCAATTCATAACAACTGTTGTACCAGAAGAGGCAAGGTTTGCACGTCTCATCATTGAGAAACAAGGATTAGCTTTTTCACCAAGTGTCGTAATCGATAATGTTTTAATGATTCGGATTATAGCTGAACAAACTCCAATACCGAATACGTATGTCGGAAATACTGGTACAGATACCACTTCAATTATATTTGAGGATCGTTTTAATACACTTACAGTTGGGAACACTCCCAATGCCATGATTCGCGCATTTAATGGAGAAAAACGGTTGTTATATATTGCTTTTGGAAATGAACAATATGTTTCTGTCATTGATGTGTCCGCTCAAGAAGAATTAACAACGATTCCTGTAAGTGGTGTTACTGATTTCTATTACAATCGAAACATTGCGGTTAGTCCAGATGGTTCGAAAGTGTTCATCACGACTAATGCTGAAGCAGGATTCGTAAATGTCATTGATACGAGCACAAATCAATTAGCGGGAGTAGTGACGGTAGGTGAAAACCCAACGGCTGTTGAGATTTCGAGTAATGGGCTGAATTTATATGTTGCAAGCGTGGGATCTACATCTGTTGTTCAAATTGATACGGAGAGTTTAGTGATAACTGAAACGTATACTCTTAATTCGAACTATAGTTTTACTTTATTTTTAGCTTTGGCTTCGAATGATCAACAGGTAATTATAGGGAGTCAAGGGGACCCCGAAAAACAGGGAGACGATGATCCTATTTCAGCGAGATTTTCGGTAGTGGAGGTTAGTAGTGGTGAGACGAAAACAGAAAATATATTTGGTGGTTCTAATCTTATGTTTAGTATGGTGATCTCCCTAGATGAGGAGTTTGTGTATTTTGGCAACGAAATTGAAGATAATGAAGGTTGTGATATCGCACTATTTTACGTGTATGATACGTCTGACTATAAAGAAGTGACTTTTCTTCAGTTAGGAGTAGCAGTAGTAGATACTAGCAATCCAAATGTGATTACACAGGCATCCGAAGGTGACAACGAAGATTTTGTCTTTGTATCAGTGGTAGGACTTAATATTAGTGACATCTTTGAGATTAGCCGTTGTGGAGATACCTTCACAAATGTGACTAATATTTGTATACCAGGCCTTACTAGTTCTGGATTTGACAGAGGGTATATTTCTATATC